TTTTTATCAATAATGAAGTGTTCAAATTCAGCACCTATTTTAAATTCCGATTTCTCTTTTTCACCTCTTTTAAAATAACTTACAATTTTACTTTTTTGATAACTTAATTCATTCTCATTATTCAATAATATAGACCTCCTTAATATTATATATTATAGCATCTAGAAATGGGCTTGATTATATATTTATATCAAGTTCTTGATCTCTTTTTACTATTTCTATTACTTCCATATTGAAGTCCCCTAGTTTTTCTTTAATTTTTTTTGTAATATCAAAGTTATCAGCAAAATGCATAGGTATAAGAATTTTGGGCTTAATAGTTTTAGCAAAATACTCAGCAGCTAGATAATAATACTCATCTAGTCTTGGATCTACTGGTATAAATGCTATATCGATCCCTCGGCCCTTTAGCTTATCAACCTCTAATTTAAAATCACTTTCCTCTTTCCTTTGTGTTTCTTTAGAATCATTTTTCCAATGCCACCAATTTAAATCACCTGCATGAAAAATATTATTTCCACGGAATTTCACAAAAAAAGATACACCACTATCTGTTGATCCAAAGGTTTCTATCTCTAAATTATTAGTCTTTAAGCTTTGATATTTATCCATAATATGATAATTTGGCCTTATATCCCTTATGGTGATATCATCTCCAAAAAAATATTCTACATTATAATTTTTTCTTTCCCACTCAAATATGTTCTGAGAGTAGTGATCTGAATGGCTATGAGTTGTGAAAACATAGTTTTTCCCATGTTGAGAGAAATATTTTGATGCAGAAGAATCCAAGCAATCAAATACTAAAGTATCATTATCAAACTTTATTAAAAAACCACTATGATAAATATGTATAATTTCCAATGTAACCCCTCCTAAATTCAGCGTTATATAACCCAGGTTCTTTCAATTATATTTATCCTATTATATAACTATACCCCTTTTTGTTTTTTTTAATTGTTATCTTTGTGATTTTGATAAATTTTTATACAAATAAAAAGAAGTGCCTAAGCACTTCTAGAACTTCTCTTTATCTTAAGAACAAATAAAGGATTCGATATTTTTAAGATCCGTTCCAAAATAGACCCACCTATATCCTAACCATCTATATCCTGAAACCGACCTACGTCCAACATAAGTAATATACGCCCAAAATTCTTGACCATTTTCAAGCCATATGTAGGTAAATCTACCCCTACATCGTCTTATGGCTCCTGGATCAACAGCCCTCAATTCTGGAGACCTTTCTGGTATATAGGATGGGGGTCTGCCAGGTGGCATAGATTCGTCATCCTGCCCACCTGGCCCTAAAGGTGGTCTAAAGGAAGGTCCTGGTCCAACTATAAATGGTGGCCCTCCAAAGGGTGGTCTTGAAAATCTATATAACATTGTATCCTCACCTCATACGAAGATTTTTTAAAGCCGTATTACATAATATGCCAAGTAGAACAATTCGTGAAAAAAATCCGGATAAAAAGGAAAAAAGTGGTATAGTCTAGCTATCCCACTTTTTTATAAATATCTATATCAAACTCTGTATACCTATATGCTGAACCTTTGTATAGATTTCTGTAGATCATTTGAGATATTGGCAAGCTGTTCTGCAGAAGCTGCAAGCTGCTCAAGTGCGGCTGTTTGCTCTTCTGTAGATGCTGCTACTTCTTCTGTTGCAGCTGCATTTCCTTGGGTGATGCCAGCAATATCATTAATATTTTCACCCACTAGCTTTGAATTCCTATTTAAATCTTCACATGCTATAGTTACTTCACCTATATCCTCTGTAACAACTTCGACAGCCTTTAATATATCATTAAATACATCGGCAGTTTGTTTAACTGCATTTTCCTGCTCATTTACTATGTTCTCGGTTTTGTTCATTTCCTTAACAACACTGGCAACTCCAATTTGTATTTCACTTATAAGCTCACTAATACCCTGGGTTGCTTTCCCCGACTGCTCAGCTAATTTTCTCACCTCTTCAGCAACAACGGCAAAGCCTCTTCCTTGGTCTCCAGCACGGGCTGCCTCAATAGCTGCATTTAAAGCAAGTAGATTTGTTTGTTCTGCAATACTACTTATCAATTCAACTATTTGCCCAATTTGTTGAGACCTATCAGACAAAGCTACTACTTCATTTCCTACATTTACTGTTGCCTGCTTGTTTTCTTCCATCTTATCTTTTTGGTACTGTATTATTTTAATTCCCTTATCCACCGTTTCCTTTGCTTTAATTGTACGTTCCTTAGAACTATTTGAATTGTCAAGGATTTCTCCAATTCTAGTAATCAATTCATTTACCATATTACTTCCATTTTGTGTAGACTGTGCTTGTTCTGTAGCTCCCTTAGCCAATTCCGAAATAGTATTTGCTACTTGCTCAGATACTTTACTAGCCTCATCTGTTGATGCTTCCATCTGCTGTGAAGTTGCAGCTACAGTAATTCCCATATCATTCAATTCATTTAGTAGCTGACTCATATTATCAATCATATTATTAAAGTTACGGGCCAGTAAACCGATTTCATCATCACCGCTTACATCAACCTTAACCCTTAGATTTCCTGAAGCAACGTCTTTAGTGATATTTGCCATTTTTATAACGGGCTTGATACTTTTACTTACTATAAAAAATATTGTTAGTCCAATTAAAATAACAATTGTTAGTCCAATAATGATTATATTATTTCTAAGCTTCCTAATATCCTTAGTAACCTCACTATAATATGTAGTCATTGCAATAGACCAACCAGTCAGTTTGACTGGTGCATAGGCAGCTATTTTCTTTTCACCATCAAATTCATAATTTACTACCTCAGTTTTCCCCTGTATCATTTTCTTTGTGATCTCTATTAAACTCTCACTATCGTTTTCTAAGAAATTTTCTTCCATAATAAAATCATCGTTTGGATGAACTATTATTGTACCATCAATATCTATCATATATGCATAGCCACTATCTCCGAACTTTTCAGAATTTACTATATCCGTTATATTAGATAGATTGATAGTTGCACCTATTAAGCCTATAATATTATTACCGTCATCTTTGATAGGTGCCGCAACAACTATTATAGGCAAACCCGTAGTTTTAGATATGACAGGCTTGGAAACAGCAACTTTACCTTGCATCACCTCTTGAAAATAGCCCCTATCCTTAATTTTACCTTTTCCTCCATTTGTAGCCTCATAATTACCTTCTGCATCGGACAATATTACTGCTGTAAAATCTCTAAATAGATCTTCTTCACTAGAAACTAGTTTTTTCAATCTATGAAAATCCATTTTTTTAGTTTCATCCAGATCTGCCAGCAAATGTACTTTTTCCTTCCATTCATGTACCAAATCGTTTGCAAAGTTTACAAGCTTTTCAACTTTGATTTGGGCTATTTCTTCCACATCATCAACAATAATTTTTTTAGCTTGAAGATAGGTTGTACCAGCTAATACAAAAATCCCTATTACCGCTAATACTAGAACCGGTATCATGATTTTGTTTTTTAAACTTTTCAAAGAATATCGCCTCCAATTTTGTTTTTTTATAAAAATATAGATTTATTACATTAAACAATTCGACACATTTCGACTTTTTCCTTTATTCTTTGTTATCTTTTTTATAAAATTAGAATAAGGTTAACCATGAAAAATAGCCTATATAATAGTCCCTTATATAAGCTATTTTTACTTATAGAGATTCCAGTCAAAACTTTAATCTATACATATTTTAAATTAATTATTGAATAAATAGGCTTTTTTAATATAATACTGAAAAATAGTAACATAATTATTTGAGGTGAAATTAGATGGCAAATATGGTTAAACCAGCAATACTATCGATTTCTTTATTAGTAATAATGACAGGAAATACGGTATCTCCTGCCCTTGCCGACATAAGTGAAGCTTTTCCCCATAATAGCTCTGCCTTGATAAAAATGGTATTGACATTGCCCTCCTTCGCTATTATACCCTTTAGCTTTATATCTGCTCATGTATCTTCATTTGTTAATAAACGTAAAATAATAATAGCTGGACTTGTTATTTATATTATAGGAGGTTTGTCCAGCGGATTTTCTAGAACTATATATGAGCTTTTATTTTTTAGAGGAATATTAGGTATGGGTATGGGTTTAATAATGCCTTTTTCTACTTCCTTAATAGCAGACTTTTATAGGGGAACTGAAAGAACTGTTATGATGGGATTATCAAATGCAGTCTCAAATCTAGGGGGGATTATAGCCACTCTTATTGCTGGGGCATTAGCAATATATAATTGGCGTTATATATTTATAGTATATTCTATAGCTATACTAGTCCTTATACTTATTTTTTGGGGATTACCGGAGCCACCAAAAAAAAGTATAAGGGATAAAAATAGATATCCTATTAATTTTAAAATTTTTTTCGTAGCTTTCTTGGCCTTTATTTTAAATATAGCATTTT
This DNA window, taken from Maledivibacter sp., encodes the following:
- a CDS encoding methyl-accepting chemotaxis protein; this encodes MKSLKNKIMIPVLVLAVIGIFVLAGTTYLQAKKIIVDDVEEIAQIKVEKLVNFANDLVHEWKEKVHLLADLDETKKMDFHRLKKLVSSEEDLFRDFTAVILSDAEGNYEATNGGKGKIKDRGYFQEVMQGKVAVSKPVISKTTGLPIIVVAAPIKDDGNNIIGLIGATINLSNITDIVNSEKFGDSGYAYMIDIDGTIIVHPNDDFIMEENFLENDSESLIEITKKMIQGKTEVVNYEFDGEKKIAAYAPVKLTGWSIAMTTYYSEVTKDIRKLRNNIIIIGLTIVILIGLTIFFIVSKSIKPVIKMANITKDVASGNLRVKVDVSGDDEIGLLARNFNNMIDNMSQLLNELNDMGITVAATSQQMEASTDEASKVSEQVANTISELAKGATEQAQSTQNGSNMVNELITRIGEILDNSNSSKERTIKAKETVDKGIKIIQYQKDKMEENKQATVNVGNEVVALSDRSQQIGQIVELISSIAEQTNLLALNAAIEAARAGDQGRGFAVVAEEVRKLAEQSGKATQGISELISEIQIGVASVVKEMNKTENIVNEQENAVKQTADVFNDILKAVEVVTEDIGEVTIACEDLNRNSKLVGENINDIAGITQGNAAATEEVAASTEEQTAALEQLAASAEQLANISNDLQKSIQRFSI
- a CDS encoding MBL fold metallo-hydrolase, with the translated sequence MEIIHIYHSGFLIKFDNDTLVFDCLDSSASKYFSQHGKNYVFTTHSHSDHYSQNIFEWERKNYNVEYFFGDDITIRDIRPNYHIMDKYQSLKTNNLEIETFGSTDSGVSFFVKFRGNNIFHAGDLNWWHWKNDSKETQRKEESDFKLEVDKLKGRGIDIAFIPVDPRLDEYYYLAAEYFAKTIKPKILIPMHFADNFDITKKIKEKLGDFNMEVIEIVKRDQELDINI
- a CDS encoding MFS transporter, translated to MANMVKPAILSISLLVIMTGNTVSPALADISEAFPHNSSALIKMVLTLPSFAIIPFSFISAHVSSFVNKRKIIIAGLVIYIIGGLSSGFSRTIYELLFFRGILGMGMGLIMPFSTSLIADFYRGTERTVMMGLSNAVSNLGGIIATLIAGALAIYNWRYIFIVYSIAILVLILIFWGLPEPPKKSIRDKNRYPINFKIFFVAFLAFILNIAFYSVITNMSLFIKIQNIGNSGYSGIAMSFITLGGFISGIVLRHVSKLFKRIRVPFAVATMSLGFLRLSYAYNLSSILIGSFMIGFGIGTLKPILFLKSAEFTPEHLNAVSISIVSNSILLGKFVSPFFIDYLNKIFNNTSYRFIFLSMAIFLGCGAITSLLTILYCINKQH